From the genome of Bubalus bubalis isolate 160015118507 breed Murrah chromosome 2, NDDB_SH_1, whole genome shotgun sequence, one region includes:
- the LOC123465474 gene encoding small cysteine and glycine repeat-containing protein 9, translating into MGCCGCGSCGGCGGGCGGGCGGGCGGGCGSCTSCRCYRVGCCTSCCPCCYGCCGGCCSVPVVCCHRRTCSCNSCGCGGGKGCCQQKSCCQKKCSCQKQCCH; encoded by the coding sequence ATGGGCTGCTGTGGTTGTGGAAGTTGTGGTGGCTGTGGCGGTGGCTGCGGCGGTGGCTGCGGCGGTGGCTGCGGCGGTGGCTGCGGCAGCTGCACCAGCTGCAGATGCTACCGCGTGGGCTGCTGcaccagctgctgcccctgctgctatggctgctgcgGGGGCTGCTGCAGCGTCCCCGTGGTCTGCTGCCACCGCCGCACCTGCAGCTGCAACTCGTGTGGCTGCGGCGGTGGGAAGGGCTGTTGCCAGCAGAAGAGCTGCTGCCAGAAGAAGTGCAGCTGCCAGAAGCAATGTTGCCACTAG